The following are encoded together in the Acidobacteriota bacterium genome:
- a CDS encoding type II toxin-antitoxin system Phd/YefM family antitoxin, with product MKASILDLRRRMRDVLRALDRNESVTIYYRGKEKAILSPSRHHTDKSVKNHEAFGMWRDRKDTTDVDAYVRNLRKGRLDDF from the coding sequence ATGAAAGCATCCATACTTGATCTGCGACGACGCATGAGAGACGTTTTGCGCGCGCTTGACCGCAACGAATCGGTAACGATTTACTATCGGGGCAAGGAAAAGGCAATTCTATCTCCCAGCCGGCATCATACGGACAAATCCGTAAAAAACCATGAAGCGTTCGGGATGTGGCGAGATCGAAAGGATACAACGGACGTCGATGCTTACGTACGCAATCTGAGAAAAGGCCGTCTGGATGATTTTTGA